aatacccgtgtgacctggaataataggccgtgaaaggtggatgcagcgcctaaaggcagtcgatctactggccgatgtgaatgcgtgatatattgtgtaaaaaattccatctcacacggcattaataggtaacatgcgccttgagtcgccttgtgtggtgagatacatgcgcgatataaatcctcgtaaataaaataaataaaataaataaataagctCGTTTGCctatttgggttccccacactatactctgagagcatagtcagctcactccgcttttgttgagtaggcatgctgggtattttcgtgtttccataacccaccgaactccgacatggattacaggatcttttccgtgcgcacttggtcttgtgcttgcgtgcacacacgaagggggttaagtcactagcaggtctgcacataagttgacctgggagatcggaaaaatctccactcttaacccaccaggcggcagcgaccgggattcgaactcccgaccttctgattaggatgccgacgtcttaccaccacgccaccgcGCCCGTCGCCACACTTAATTAATCTCATAATGTACACTCTTCTTTCAGTATGGGATATCAGTTCTATGGGCAAATTCGGGAGAAATGAAAAATTACCAGCACTGATGCGCTAGGGCTACTTTCGTCCATTTTACAGGCAGAGGCATGTGCCTGTCAAGTTTTCACAAGTAAAGTTACAAgttgtgttttgcttttttgcAGGTCAAAAGATTGTCCCAGAGGGTGAGTAAACAAATATGCTTTTGTGTGATGTTGAAAATCAAATTCTGATTTCCCGGTATCATAAATTCTACTTGTCAATTATCTTGTATGATAATGTTATGCAGTGATGTGCTTACATCACATCGGAAGCCATATCTTTCAACTTATTGTATTGTAAATCATAGGATAGTTTAATAGTTTAGCATAAAAGTATtcgtatttttcttttctttatctttGAATAAAAAGTACCATAACTAGTGGgattattctccagagctgtgtaccagtggaaaccatgttacgaaggTGATACTTCattatttaactgagacattaTAACCATATCTCACCAGTCTGCCAAGGTTTTGTCTCAATCTgtgttgttgatgtgtgtgtgagtgtaggtGTGTGACAGTCTTCTTGAAAACTTCATCAGGCcagttatatatatatccagAAAGGGGGACACATTTGAATTTGTCAGTTTCATTTCTCAACTACTAATCGGCTAATATTTTATACTATCTTCAGGCCTCGCAGACCCAGACAACCCCCGGGAGGCGGTGGCGGTTACCGTGACCCCTATGACAGTGACCCCTTTATGCGTGATCCCTACCACGACCCTTACGCAGACCCCTATTACAGGTCGCGCTACCTGCCACCCCCACCTAGCTATGGTCGGTATGACCCCTACGATCCTTACGATCGCAGACCCTTGCCTCTTCCCCGTGATCCGTATCTGCGAGAGCGAATGGCTGACCCCTACGCTCGAGATTACTATGCTCGAAGGTCACCTCCACTGAGTGCTCCTGGTGCTGCTGCTGCGAGGTGAGTGATTGTTTTGGAACATAGATGACTCAGATCAGGCACCACCCACTCTCTCAGTCAGTGTGCCATGCGAATCTAACCCTCTCGCTTAAAAATAATGTGgtaaaaataatgaagaatCCTGTCATTTTACATCGCTTGCTTTGTGTTACATGTGCTTTTACGTCATTCCCTCAATGTTTTGACGTTAATTTTGAATCTGTTGATCTCTGGgctaagaaaaacaagtcgtgtgaagcgatatcaaaacatttagtcaatctgtcggcctgaaactaaaagaagGCAACACTGAAAACCGGGGATCAGTCATCGAGACTGACTAGCAATGCATGGCTAGCCAAAACTCCAACACTGAGACAGTCGAGCCGGTTTTTgcacttaactcattgtctcccaggtacgggtatatccgtacccacatatgtggctctatctgaccaggtacggatatatcagctcagactgttagcttcagtcgcttcctgtaacgtcgatctaacgcctgcattccagcgtgttgatacacagtttctacacagttactactattctgagtgacctgctgcagcacagctggtctcggctcaAACAAAATTGGTCAacaggtggggtagaaagtgttaagacatTGAACTTAGGACCTAATTTGCACATTTTTAGGGtaagcatgacatatctatatatttttggattcagggaATGATACAGAATACAATTTGAACATTATCTTATCCGAATGCCCCCTGACAAAAAAATGGCAGGCAGCCTTCTTAATCCTGAgcaaagggaaactactccGCACAACATGCACACAAAACAATTCATATAAAATCATAGAGTACTCACATTTATATAGAAGATGGCAGAATAACTTGAGAATACACTATAGTTTCATATGCAAGTATGTTCTGTCCACTTCCGATGtaataaatgttgtttaaaaaaaaaaatccagcaAGTGTTCTTCTAAAACGTCCAACGTGTCAGCCTTCAGTCCTCATTTATACCAATATATGTTGAAACTCCCAGAAAAATCCTCCCGAAAGTCCTGTTGTCAAATAACAACACACAGATCGATGTCAGACTCATCCCCTTTCACCTCTTCAAGTAGAAAACCTTCGAAAGGCGTGTCAGAATCCATGAGTTCCCCATGATCGAACACCATACTTCCAAACCTTCGTTCAACGCCATTATGTCAGACAAAAAAAATCTCaaactttgaaaattcacagCTAACACACTATCGCCTCGATTCAAACTTTGCAAACGCTAGAATGAAGCAGCCGGAAGGAAGTGCATTAATCACATCCGGTCGCAAGGCCTTATGGGTAAGGCTCaaagcgaaagtgaaagtaggtgACCTAGTGTTTTGCGGGCCATGCCGGGCGTTTCAGGGATTTCATAGGGCACTTCCGGCAGGCCATGCCGGGTGGTTCAGGGGGCATTGGGTTAAGAGAGAAACAATGAATGTgcatgtgtttctgtgtgtgatcAAAATTGAAGAAATAGTCTAATCTTGTAATGTTCTGTTTTCAGAGATCCATACGACAAAGACTCGTATGCTGCTAGGGGTGCAGATCCGTATGCTGCTAGGGGTGCAGATCCGTATGCTGCTAGGGGTGCAGATCCCTATGCTGCTAGGGCTGCAGATCCCTATGCTGCAAGGGCTGCAGATCCCTATGCTGCAAGGGCTGCAGATCCTTATGGAGCAAGGACTGCAGATCCGTATGGCAAAGATCCATACGCTGCAACCGGCAGAGATCCCTATGATGAATATTTTGAGAGAAAACGGTGAGCTGTTTGTTTTAGACTGGTGTACCCGAGAAGTCAAAAAGTCCAAGCTTGCAGAACGGTTTGCGTTAACCAGACATTTCTGGCATTTTGCTGGGTAAATTTATGAATACTGGCaactaccgtaaaatccctagcaaacgcccaccccccctctgCACAGAATTCGGGTACAAgtaaggggtgggcgtttgctaggtatacacccctttgcaagataaagtgtcatcacaatttcacaaggaaaaaaaagtgatacaacatgtgatttatgcaattttactgaaaaataaacacaccgtttgtttacacaaaATTATTAAAGATCAACGttctgtgatagaaaaaaagaagaagaaaaaaccggcGAATCATCGAACGGTGTGCACAAATCATAGATAAAGGAGGCtaaataaattttaaaacaaattttaaaacaaattttaaaacaaattttttttaaagcaaaaaaGGGATGGGCAtttgctaggtagtgacccctctgcacaacttttggtcaacagtggggggtgggcgtttgctagatactgggcgtttgctagggattttacagTAGTATTACCAACCATTTGCAATAACATTTAACAGAATTTTTCTATGTGTAAATAGTTACGCattgactttgtgtgtgtgtgtgtgtgtgtgtgtgtgtgtgtatgtgtgtgtgtgttttaatagAGATACATTTTGGAGAGTGGCTAGCTAGCAGGAGGTGTGAATGCTAGTGGATAGATAAATCATAAAAAAGAGGCCAAGCAAAAAGAAATGTATCATGCTTTATGGTTAATTTCTGGTTAAGTTCTGAAGTGAATATTTCTAAGCTGGCAGGTAATGTCTAGGCAACATATGACAATTTGAGTTTATCATGCGTTGGGATGAAGTTATCTGTCCGGAGCAACTGTGTGTTTACAAGTGGCCAGTTGTAATAAAAAGGACTTTGTATTAACCAATGTTTTTTGCTGTTTTCAGAGCTCATGTTGCATCAGTCCGCTCTGCACCCTATTCCAAACCAGCCAAGTGAGTAATCAGttcattcattttatttcatactTTAAAGGAATTAAATTATTGATCATAAAtgggtagttttttttttatcccacAGGGTTTATCTTTGATGATTTTCAAACTTAGTGATTAATCATAAATGGATTATTTTTAGTGACAATTTACAATCAAATAGAAGATGCAGAATGCATAATTTAGGATTTGGAAACtttctattttttaatttgaaTTGCACTGTTTCTAAAAAACCAATACATCTCTTATTTCACCAGCGCTAACGCCCCAGGAATGGGCAGCAGTGGCTCAGCAATGGGTATGGCACAGTCCAGTCGCGTTCCGGGTCCTTACTGATTGCCGCAGTCATCATTGCTCTTTACAATCTTCATACTGTGTCCAGTGGAAGCCACATCATTGTTCGGCTGACCATCAGGACGACCAAGCTTCATTCAGTCATCAACCAGGCTTAACAATTACAAGGTGAAACCTTGCAGTTCAGCAAAGGTTCCATTCAGTTCAACCAAGCTTCATTCATCAACCTTACTCCGATCAAGCCTCAACCAGGCTTAACAATTACAAGGTGAAACTGAAAGCTTTCAGTTCAGCCAAGGTTCCATTCCATTCAGTTCAACCAAGCTTCATTCAATCATAGACCAGACTTATTTCAGTCCTTAACGAGGTTAAACTGTTTTCAGGCAGAACTTTTCAGTTCAACCAATCGTCATTTAGTCTTCAACAAAGCTTCATCCAGTCCTCAACCGAGCTTGATTCAGTCTTCAACCAAGTTGAACCATTCAGTTCCACCAAGCTTCAATTATTTGACATTGTCACCTTCTGTCAGGAACTTGTCAGCCAATAGTGTGTACCTTGCCACAACGATCATGGTCACTTCTGCTTATTTTCTTATCACTTTGTTTTCTGATGCCTGTCAACCAGATATGTTCTAGATTGGCTCAGCTTATTTTCTTATTATTACTTTGTCTTGCCATATTTTCTCACTGTATCAATATCAGCATAAAGGAACTGAAATCAACTGTCACtacagcgctgaaagtccacaaaatggggcactggcctttggctagtacttctcataatttactatccagagagcaaattttactcgctaaaccaaccatttgtttcagcaacttaacTTGCGTTTggtgagtagatgaacatttctactcgccatttacatgtttctactcgccatggcgagtaaaatactcgccactttcaggcctgcaaTATGTACAGTACTACAGTCGTACCTGTGTTCTGCAGTCACTGTCATCAGAGAACACTTCCTAGTAAAGGATGTTCCTGCTGTCATTTAGCCTCTCCTTAAAGGACACTTGcatctgggtggccgagtggtaacgcacttgcactcggaagcgagaggttgcgagttcgaccctgggtcagggcgttagcaattttctcccccctttcctaacctaggtggtgggttcaagtgctagtctttcggatgagatgataaaccgaggtcccttcatgtacactacattggggtatgcatgttaaagatcctacaattgacaaaagggtctttcctggcaaaattgtataggcgtagataaaaatgtccaccaaaatactcgtgtgacctggaataataggccgtgaaaggtggatgcagcgcctaaaggcagtcgatctactggccgatgtgaatgcgtgatatattgtgtacaaaattccatctcacacggcattaataggtaacatgcgccttgagtcgccttgtgtggtgagatacgtgcgcgatataaatcctcgtaaataaataaaataaaataaacttgcGATGTACAATGGAACCTTTCTGTAACAAGCACCCAAAGGACCGACCCAAAGGGgtcattatagacaggtggttgctatggAAAAGGCGAAATATATGTCAGAAAAACTTGTATAGGATCCTTGGGAGAGGTCGTTTTGGTCAGGTGGTCACTTTTGAGAGGTGGTCataagggcaggttcgactgtagtgTAGTGCCATTTTTTTGCTAGACCCATGAGTGTCATGTACATGTACCACCCTATTTCTGGAGTGTGCTCTACATCCAGTTGTGTTTCATCCATAAATCTCACTCAGTTGTGTTCCAGGCTTTGTGCAAAACTGTTTTAGCTCACACTATTGATATCTTTATCAGATTTTGACAATGTCAgcatcttttcttcttcttcttgtcgttcgccaatgctaaacttggagtccagctctggtaatgaagctggtggtcttatgaagagcctccacaggtccatgcagcttctcacgaaggggcaccggcctggtccagatctctttcctcaggggctggagattATAGGATGTGGGCTGCATCGTCAGCATCTTTCCATTTCATTCATTTTTCACTGTTGGCATTTAGGCTGTTTCTTGTCCTTGGTTTCTTTGTGTGACCACTAAAGTTTGGTCTTGTGCTCTGATGTAGTCCCTTGACCAAGCAAAGGAGCAGGAGGGGGAACAAATACAGCAGTCTTTATTTTCCAAATAAGTTCATGTTTCTCTCCCTTCTTAAGTCGGTTTTAATAACATATTTTTTATGAGCATGAAAGATGTTCACAGTTATTATAATGACAATAGGCAGCTTTCACATgcaaaattacaaaaaaaattgGATATATGACAACAATTCTTTGGTACTGTGCTCACTTACACAGACTGTTCTTGTTGCCCCACAGTCTGTGTTACATCTTCATTCTGTTTTAGATCTGTACGCTTTTATgtaagttctgttttattgtcagactttttaggtgtaactatgtgtctattacttatcttatctattttcatctttttaaaaacaatttttctagattatcttatataactataagtggtcgttgtttacgaattttttatttatttttttaatgcttgtatgttatttcctaCAAGGAAACtctttatatgtaaaatgttgaattttaatgtctaatgtaaagcgccatgagactgtcatttggcggtgaacagcgctataaaagaatgttttattattattattattattattgtcatCAGTTGAGGAGAATACTCAAAAGATAGGAATGAATGAACCGATCTAAACTTTCTCCTGGAACAAACCTACGGTTTTATATTTGTGTTGAGGGACACGGGGACAATAGAAGAACTATTTATGTATTATGAAAAGTCCCATGAACTGCACATACAAATATAtactgattttgttgttgagtgTTGAATAACAGTTTAATTGTTTTAGATGTCGATTTGTCTTTGTTTGCGTATGTCTTGCTTTTAAACTTTGAATGAGTTACTAAGGATAGAATATTATATGGAATGAGGtaccaactttttttttaacctgggAAGAGTGTCTTGGAGAGGTGTTGTTAAGTGTGGAAAATGTATGGAATGTACTTTTAATCTTTTGAAGCGTTTCTGTCCAATGGTTTTATCAGGCTTGATTACGAATGCTGACAGGGAAAACTCAAATCATTCGAGCAGGAAAGAGAAAAGCTGAGTTATATTTGCCTTTGCGTTTggtttcctttttcttttttttatatatatgtgcaTTGGCTACATTTGTGTTTCTGTTGCTTGGGTTAAATCTCTTTTTATGTGCATGCTTATCCCGTATCAGTATTTTGAAAACAagtaacattttgttttcatgAAAAAAATATGGAAAGCATTGAATATGTTTACATGATagagattttttatttttacatttgaaTCAAAAAGCGAAGGAAAGCAATGAATATCTTTTTCATGACAGAGATTGTATTCCACATTTTATAGTCAATTTTCTGAGACTGTAATCCACCAAATGTGTTTATGTATTTGTGATGAACAAAGAAAATTAGGGGAAAAACAACACAAgaaattaacaagtcgcgtaaggcgaaattactacatttagtcaagctgtggaactcacagaatgaaactgaacgtagtccgccgctagtgcaaaaggcagtgaaagtgacgagcctgtttggcgcggtagcgattgcgctgtgcttcatagcacgctttactgtacctctcttcgttttaactttctgagcgtgtttttaatccaaacatatcatatctatatgtttttggaatcaggaaccgacaaggaataagatgaaatagtttttaaaacgatttcggaaatttaattttgatcataatttttatatttttatttttcagagcttgtttttaatccaaatataacatatgtatatgtttttggaatcagaaaatgacgaaaaataagatgaaattgtttttggatcgtttaataaaaaaataattttaattacaagtttccgatttttaatgaccaaactcactcattagtttttaagccaccaagctgaaatgcaataccaaaccccagccttcgtcgaagattgctttgccaaaatttcaatcaatttaatggaaaaatgagggtgtgacagtgccgcctcaacttttacaaaaagccggatatgacgtcatcaaaggtatttatcgaaaaaatgaaaaaaacgtccggggatatcatacccaggaactctcatgtcaaatttcataaagatcggcccagtagtttagtctgaatcgctctacacacacacacagacagacggacagacacagacacacacacacacacacacacacacacacacacacacatacatacaccacgaccctcgtctcgattcccccctctatgttaaaacatttagtcaaaacttgactaaatgtaaaaagagaacaTTCAGCAAAGTTTATggcaagtttttgtgtgtgtgtgtgcccaaaGAATTTGAGCAGTTCCGACTGTGTAAGTTTTCATTGTGTGATTTAGAATAGTAAGGAGAAAGTGATTTTTTCTTGAATCAGAATATATGAAAAGAAATGGTTTAGATTTGGGttgttaattaaaaaaaatgtaaaaaaaattacaagaaGTGAAAAATAAATTAACCTCAAAAGCAAACGATGCTAAAACTttccgcctgtgtgtgtgtgtgcgtgtgtgtgtgatatcaaTAAGTCAGTCTCTGTGTAAGTGCTTGCaactttgtgtctgtgtgtatgagagacagagagagtgtgtgtggtttacgtTCTCTCAGTTTACAGCAGAAGAGACCGGacatgcattaaaaaaaaaagcaaagcgtataacagaataaaacagcaaagtcactcacactcacagcatcAAATCGACTCTGTAAATCCATTAAACATTTTCAacaagacagacggacatgagCATATCCCTACCGCTGCTACTCGATATCAGCAACACTCATGCATGTACGCATGCACACCCgctgcacacgcacacacacacacacatggagcCATTACTACCTAGCAAAGTACATGTAGTAAATTAAAGTGTCTTCTGAGTGCATGTGGTCCCAAGAGGCAGTAATATCAATGCAACCGATGAAAACGCGAACCGGGGACAAAAAACAAGACTCCGCGAGGTGCAGTTGTCAACCCTTGTTACTTCATTCTCTCCCTTGGGAGTTCTCAAGCTTTTTCCGAGTTCGACATTGTTCTATTTTttgctgattgtgtgtgtgtgtgcgtgtgtgtgtttttaagtgTATTTTGTTTAACATTTCTCAGTTCCTGGAGCCCTTGCAATGATTATAATAATGACAAGAAGCAGAAGTTTCAAAGTAGTGTTACAAAATGTGAGAATAGTTCTGTGTGAACTCAGTTATGCTGGTCCGCAGTAACCGAGCCGCTACTGTCGGAACTCGCGATAAAAGATAGGCCtaaccacaaaaaacacattCGGAATGTTCTTTTCCACTCGTGTCATAGTGTAGGCTACTTATGGAATAGCCgcaatttgaaaggattctttaaTTTAAAAGAAACGGGGGAAAACATTTGACATCCTATGAGCTACCGAGGATACTGGACGTCAAGGCTCTCGAAACTTGGTCTTGGTAACAAAGACAATTCTGTGACgtcacacgctctctctctctctctctttctctctctctctctctctctctctctctctctctctctctctctctctctctctctcttggattatttctcatttctcatttctttattgtcccatcgctgggaaattcgggtcgcttcctcccagtggaaagctagcagcaacggagtcgcgctacccaggtgtctgcgtgtttaggtgtattcagccacctgtacttatggtagaatgaccaaggtcttttacgtgccattgtgatgacacgggggtgggacatggcttccgtctctgggtctgcacataaagttgacccgtgtccgtcccggcccgaatttgaacctgcgacctttcgatcacaagtcagtccagtgctctaccaactgagctaccgatGATGTGATACGAACGCGCGCAGCGTTCTCCGCTCTGTTCGGAATTAATAAGTCATGTAACACGACCGTTCGCAGCGAactaattatgtgtgtgtgtgtgtgtgtgtgtgcttgcgtgcatgcgttGGTGTAAGTGCGTACGCCCCGCGTGTGCacgtgtgctctctctctctctctctctctctctctctctctctctctctctctctttctctctctctttctctcactttctctcttgcCGCAAGCGAAAGACGTGTACGTCTGTGCGGGTTAACAAGTCGTGAAATACGAACGCGCCGCAGCGCGTGTAAACATACACGAGTGCTTCAAGTTGTGCCTCTTTCTTCCCTATAGTTTTGGATTTTTCTCAAATGGTTAAAAGGGGAGATCAAAGAGGTTATAAGCTGAAACAAAGGTCCGACTCTTGATTTGTTGCTCTGTGCTCAGATATAATTAACCATGCACTGCCTGTGGTCTACAGATCAAGATTAAAGTTATAATTCAGAAAACGCATGCACACGATTATGTTGGTGTACAatcgaacctgtctaaagagaccaccaaAGGTAAGTGGTCTCTTTGGAgcggtggtctctttagacaggtgattAATATAGTCGTCAACACCATCAGGGATCCTTTTGGGTGGTCTtagtgggcaggtggtcttcatggacaggtggtctctttggACAGATCATTAATATAGTCGTAAACACCGTCAGGGATCATTTTGGCTGATCTTAGTGGGGatgtggtctttatggacaggtggtctctttagacagtgaaattgttatatctcgatgtacagcgctaagagcatagttaaatttgtgaagcggcgctatatataagctatctttattattattattattattataatatagTCGTAAACACCGTCAGGGATCCTTTTGGCTGATCTTAGTGGGCatgtggtctttatggacaggtggtctctttagacagatCATTAATATAGTCGTAAACACCGTCAGGGATCCTTTTGGGTGATCTTAGTGGGCatgtggtctttatggacagcctgggtggtctctttagacagatCATTAACTTGATATAGTCGTAAACACCGTCAGGGATCCTTTTGGCTGATCTTAGTGGGCatgtggtctttatggacagcctgggtggtctctttagacagatCATTAACTTGATATAGTCGTAAACACCGTCAGGGATCCTTTTGGCTGATCTTAGTGGGCatgtggtctttatggacagcctgggtggtctctttagacagatCATTAACTTGATATAGTCGTAAACACCGTCAGGGATCCTTTTGGCTGATCTTAGTGGGCatgtggtctttatggacaggtggtctctttagacagatCATCAATATAGTCGTAAACACCGTCAGGGATCCTTTTGGCTGATCTTAGTGGGCatgtggtctttatggacaggtcgACAGTACAACCTGTTTTGGA
This Littorina saxatilis isolate snail1 linkage group LG17, US_GU_Lsax_2.0, whole genome shotgun sequence DNA region includes the following protein-coding sequences:
- the LOC138952722 gene encoding RNA-binding protein lark-like, which codes for MASKSVSTKIYIGNLPDLCRKEELQKKFEKYGNIVEFDIVSNFGFAHYADADEARAAADALNGTDYNGSPLKVELSHSRVRQKPGMGEKEGCFRCGQEGHWSKDCPRGPRRPRQPPGGGGGYRDPYDSDPFMRDPYHDPYADPYYRSRYLPPPPSYGRYDPYDPYDRRPLPLPRDPYLRERMADPYARDYYARRSPPLSAPGAAAARDPYDKDSYAARGADPYAARGADPYAARGADPYAARAADPYAARAADPYAARAADPYGARTADPYGKDPYAATGRDPYDEYFERKRAHVASVRSAPYSKPANANAPGMGSSGSAMGMAQSSRVPGPY